One region of Polynucleobacter sp. MWH-Aus1W21 genomic DNA includes:
- the bioA gene encoding adenosylmethionine--8-amino-7-oxononanoate transaminase, with translation MKVISDLNQAALIDRSLAAVWHPCTQMKQHESFPLVAITKGKGAWLYDENGNALLDAISSWWTNLFGHSNPRINRAITEQLEKIEHVMLAGFTHLPVVELSEKLSALTRQHLGHVFYASDGASAVEIALKMSHHYWQLTGKSQKKKFVCVENGYHGETLGALAVTDVAIFREAYGSLLQDVYTVASPDARKAKVGETADDVAKLAAKQVEELFIKEHQHIAAFIVEPLVQCAGQMAMHSPEYLRLVRELCNRYEVHLIADEIAVGCGRSGKFFACEHADIWPDFITLSKGISGGYLPLSLCLTTDQIYQAFYGDQTSQGFLHSHSYTGNPLACAAALACLEIFESENVLEKNLGRSQDLAKAFTWAKTDSRIEHWRQQGMILAFDVKNNYIKDPKIFARTMFTNSLEAAVLIRPIGNTIYVMPPYILSSEETLQLGKAVQLALEKTLV, from the coding sequence ATGAAGGTTATTTCTGATTTAAATCAAGCCGCACTCATTGATCGCAGCCTAGCCGCCGTTTGGCACCCATGCACTCAGATGAAACAGCATGAGTCCTTTCCGCTAGTTGCCATCACAAAAGGTAAGGGTGCTTGGCTATATGACGAAAACGGAAATGCCCTGCTTGATGCCATTAGTTCATGGTGGACAAATCTATTTGGTCACTCCAATCCACGCATCAATCGAGCAATAACTGAGCAGCTAGAAAAAATTGAGCATGTGATGCTCGCAGGTTTTACACATCTACCTGTAGTGGAGTTGTCTGAAAAACTTTCGGCGTTAACCAGGCAACACTTGGGTCACGTCTTCTACGCATCTGATGGTGCATCTGCTGTAGAGATTGCTCTGAAGATGAGTCATCACTATTGGCAGCTCACTGGCAAATCTCAAAAGAAGAAATTTGTTTGCGTAGAGAATGGTTATCACGGAGAAACGCTAGGTGCATTAGCGGTAACTGACGTAGCCATTTTCAGAGAAGCTTATGGTTCACTACTGCAAGATGTCTACACAGTCGCCTCCCCCGATGCACGCAAAGCAAAAGTTGGTGAGACCGCAGATGATGTGGCAAAACTTGCCGCAAAACAAGTTGAAGAATTATTTATAAAAGAGCATCAACATATAGCTGCGTTTATTGTTGAGCCCTTAGTGCAATGCGCCGGACAAATGGCGATGCACTCTCCCGAATATTTGCGCCTAGTCAGAGAACTATGCAATCGCTATGAAGTGCATCTGATTGCAGATGAGATTGCCGTTGGCTGTGGTCGGAGCGGTAAGTTCTTCGCCTGTGAACATGCGGATATCTGGCCAGACTTTATAACGCTTTCCAAGGGAATTAGCGGTGGTTATTTGCCCCTATCACTGTGCCTTACTACCGATCAGATTTACCAGGCGTTTTATGGCGACCAAACATCGCAAGGGTTTTTACACTCTCACTCATATACTGGCAATCCTCTAGCATGCGCTGCCGCTCTAGCTTGTCTTGAGATTTTTGAATCCGAAAATGTATTAGAAAAGAATCTTGGGCGCTCGCAAGATTTAGCAAAAGCGTTTACATGGGCAAAGACCGATTCCCGAATTGAACATTGGCGCCAACAGGGAATGATTTTGGCATTTGACGTTAAAAACAATTACATCAAAGATCCTAAAATTTTTGCGCGAACCATGTTTACCAATAGCTTAGAAGCGGCTGTACTAATTAGGCCTATTGGCAATACGATTTATGTAATGCCCCCCTATATCTTGTCATCTGAAGAAACGTTGCAATTAGGTAAAGCGGTGCAGCTTGCCTTAGAAAAGACATTGGTATGA
- a CDS encoding 8-amino-7-oxononanoate synthase, with protein MTSAFNALHFAQEQIADLDVQLLKRILRATESPCDTKTLVNGRELKAFCSNDYLGLANHPELVQALAEGAAQYGVGSGASHLISGHSIAHEILESKLADFQKQHIPDARALFFSTGYLANLTAITALARLAPQGSTSIYSARLNHASLIDGVRLASSQNNARVQLFDHDDINALSELLKADQNPLKMIVTDGVFSMDGDLAPVKGLLEIAEQYDALLLVDDAHGFGVLGKHGHGILEQENICSDRIVYIGTLGKAAGVSGAFVCAHATLIEWLIQKGRPFIYSTATPPAIAHTLSKSLEMIEGNEGGNRRTQLNKLIRIWQDEMHFAQWEKVSSCTAIQPVILGSNANALLAAKLLDEAGYWIPAIRPPTVPIGSARLRITFSANHSEADLYQLITTLKMIEQIAIQKTSHE; from the coding sequence ATGACGAGTGCATTTAACGCCCTTCATTTTGCGCAAGAGCAAATCGCAGATTTGGATGTACAACTGCTAAAACGAATATTGAGAGCAACTGAATCTCCTTGCGACACCAAGACGCTAGTTAACGGGCGTGAATTAAAAGCTTTCTGCAGTAATGACTATCTGGGTCTGGCAAATCATCCCGAGCTAGTCCAAGCTCTTGCTGAAGGCGCAGCGCAGTATGGTGTTGGTAGCGGCGCCTCACATCTCATTAGTGGCCATAGCATTGCTCATGAGATTCTTGAAAGTAAGTTGGCAGATTTTCAGAAGCAACATATCCCTGATGCACGCGCACTCTTTTTTAGCACCGGCTACCTTGCCAATCTAACAGCAATTACAGCCTTAGCAAGACTTGCGCCACAAGGGTCCACCAGCATTTATTCAGCCAGGTTAAATCATGCGTCTTTGATTGATGGTGTCCGCTTAGCAAGCTCGCAAAATAATGCGCGGGTTCAGTTATTTGATCATGATGACATCAATGCATTAAGTGAATTACTAAAAGCTGATCAAAATCCTCTCAAGATGATTGTCACTGATGGCGTCTTTAGTATGGATGGTGACCTTGCCCCTGTTAAGGGATTATTAGAAATCGCCGAGCAATATGATGCCTTGCTATTGGTGGATGATGCTCATGGCTTTGGAGTTTTAGGTAAACATGGTCACGGCATTTTGGAGCAGGAAAATATTTGCTCAGATCGCATTGTGTATATCGGCACACTTGGAAAGGCTGCCGGTGTCAGCGGTGCTTTTGTTTGTGCGCATGCAACCTTGATTGAATGGCTGATCCAAAAAGGTCGCCCCTTTATTTACAGCACTGCTACGCCACCAGCAATAGCGCACACTCTCTCCAAGAGCTTAGAAATGATTGAGGGAAATGAAGGGGGCAATCGTCGCACCCAACTCAATAAACTCATTCGCATTTGGCAAGATGAAATGCATTTTGCTCAATGGGAAAAAGTATCTTCTTGCACTGCAATTCAGCCTGTTATCTTGGGCAGCAATGCCAATGCCTTGTTGGCAGCCAAATTGTTGGATGAAGCCGGATATTGGATTCCAGCAATTCGCCCACCCACGGTACCCATTGGCAGTGCGCGATTGAGAATTACCTTCTCAGCAAATCATAGTGAAGCAGATTTGTATCAGCTAATCACTACTTTAAAAATGATTGAGCAGATAGCCATCCAAAAGACGTCTCATGAATAA